From Alligator mississippiensis isolate rAllMis1 chromosome 1, rAllMis1, whole genome shotgun sequence:
GTGTTGCATTCTTAGCGAGAGCATGAGCAATCGCCTGGGCACCTGGGGGCCGAATCTGGTTATTGCACAGGGTGAGGATTTCTAGTCTGCTGTGGTTCATCAGTTTGCCAATGGCTCTCGCTCCTCGGTCCCCAATCAGATTGTGAGAGAAGTCCAGCTCCACCAGGCATGGGTGGTCCAACAAGTTCCGAATCAGCAGCCGGGCCTTGTCATCATCCACTTTGCTGCGGGTCAGTTTGAAGACCTGTAGGAGGAAAAGAACATGACACTTTTTTGGCACAGACCCCACTGACATTTCGCATGAGATTTTTACATGTACCCAAATGAATGAGATTCACACTTCTACCCTCCTTGGAGAGCACTTACTAAATTCACCTTAGCTTACAGTTTAATAGCCACTGTTTGAACTGTAGCCCAAACACAACAAGATACCATCTTTGTGGTACTAGTCTTTTTAAGGGGCTTTATTTATCCCTCACTAAAGGAATTTTGCAGTCTTAAATTTTCCCCAAGATGGGACCTCTATGGCTATGGAAGAGATCATTTCATTTAACATACATAGGCAGAAGGCACTTCCTAAAGTCTGCCAAGCCAGAGACAGAGCATGAGCAGTCAGGTAAGTTTGACTTTGCTCTGTGTGAATATATAGTGGGCCAGAGTCTCTGAATCACTCTGAATCTCAGAATCACTGGGGAGCTGAGGTTTCTGCTGTTACCCAGAAACACCCTCCATGCTCCCACACTTCCCCTTGATTCCTTCATATCTGTGCTGCTGGAGGCATCCTGCCCTGTTTATTATTTAATCAACATTTTTGATGTTCATTTGCTTAtaacccctcttcccctccacaccttaaggaaaaaaatgccTCCCTGTCCCCTTTACAATTATCCAAACAGGTGCAATAGGAGTGCTTTCAATACCACTCCTCTCAGTGAATGGCAAGGTCATATTAGCTGAGTCCCTGGCCACACAATACCCTAGACAACCCACCCCCAAAAGCAAGTAGCAGGAGATTTAAGTTTCACTTCAAACAGTCAGTTAGATTGGCACAGCAAAAAGGAAAGCCCTGCAGTCAGCTAACAAAGACAGTTGCTCACGAGCTCAAGGAATCTTCACGTTGTATCATTCCACTCAGCTCAGTCTGGCTCTGGTGCCACCCTACAGATTCTGTACCTCAGTGGCTTatactgggagtgtctacacatgcaattggtTTGAAGCATAAACTCTGGTGTTTATTGCACTCGAGTTTACTGATCCCAGGCAGGCTgcttgaacatgcacctgggatcacagcacattgaggcaagaacagccccagctggcagggggcccaacgtgctgcagaggggctggctggggcatgagggtgctccagtgaaaaactctgcagcaagatagtacttgtatttacaagtactaccctgatgtggagttaattagtttcctgtggcctaatagagccacatgtatagatgcaaagatgtttactgcagagctaattaatctactccccAGTAAATGACTCATGTAGACATATCTGCTGGATCTTAATTTAGCCATTGGTGTGGCATGAACTACATCTTAAACAGTTTTCTGGGTTTGTGATTTGGGCTAGGCCTCTACATATTACAGTGAACTGCACTCTACGAATACACCTGGGCATCAGATTTCAAACTTTGCCTAAGGGGGTTAAACTATTTGGCTACTTGAATGAGGCATTTAGAAACTGCCCATAGACTGGCCAGACTAAGAGTGAGAAGCAAGCAACACTGGTCTTTTAGGCTTTTTCCTACAGTAGTTTTGGCCCTGTTTAAGCATACACcttaaaatatgtgtgtgtgtgcataacaGAGAAAAATCAGCTTGGAGCATGTTACTTTCAAGCTTTGGCACTTCTTAAGACCCTTGGCCAGATTAGAACAGTCCTTAGAGGTGAAGTTAAACAGTTTCCATTCAAAGTTCATGCCACAATCCTTCACTCCATAGGACAGATTCAGCTCTTCTAGATGAGGGAGGGCAACAATGAGCCCCCCTATGTCATAGTGGTGCATGGAGAGTTCATCAATCTCAACATCACTCCCAGAATCAGACaggtcttcctcttccttcttctcaTCCAGCTTCACTGGAGGGAGGAACTGGTCAATCTCCAGCTTCCTGACATAGTCCTTGCAGAGTGGGATAACATCCAGGATCCGATCAGGGTCTGTTACATTAGGGACAAAGTATTTGAGGATGTTCTCCAGGTGGCGTTCAAAGAACATCTGCTTCCAGCTGCCCCCATAGCAGGAGACATCACAGACTGTCCAACGCTCAGTGCAGCACCTCTTCCAGTAGCCTTCATCGCTGATCAGGTTGGCTGTCACAGAGAGGGGAAGGCCTGTGGAGATCCTGTCCAGCACTCTCTTTTTGTGCTCAGGCAGGAGATGGTTCAAAATAGGTTTCTCTGTGGAGAATAAGGAAGAAAAGCAGACTAATCCAATCCTCCTAGAAATATCATGTTAATTTTTTAAGCCAGACCTATTAACATTAGTTCTTTACATTTGGCAAACAGTGATTTTATAAAATGATTGGGAATAGCATCTGTTTATTTAGCTCCCCATCTGCGGCCCCCAAAAGTAGTGAACCACACATATTCTGGGTTCTACATAGAAGTGGCTAGCAATTGTATTTTTCTTGCTACATGGATCTATCATTGTCAATTCTGCTTTTAGTTACAGAAGTTTAAATCCCAAGTAACACCACAGAGTTACTCTAATCTTACACAGCAAGATTTGGCCTGTTTTGTGAATTTTCCTCTCTCAGATTATAACCATTATCAGGGAATATATTTGAACCTGCGTAAGTGCTCTTCATAAAACTTTTGGCTTTGCACCTGGGTTCTTGAGACTGTGGTATTGATAGTTTCCCACTTCCTGTCCAATGAGCCCCTCTTCAATTCCGTCTCCTATCTGTGAGCTCCCTCAACTCTTTTGTCTGAACTACTCTCACATGTCTCAGCTTGGTTCTTTTACCCTGGAAGGTCTACACTGCTGGGAGTGCCTGTGAAATGCCATGTATGTTTTCAGCGCTATGTACATGGTTTGTATTAAATCACTGCCATCCTAATAGATTGATGAAGACCTGTCTGTACAAGGAAAATTGTAATTGAGAAGAAAAGCTGTGTGACACTTACCCATTCTTTCTCTTCTTGGCATTTCCCTTACAAAAGTGTTCTGCATAAGACCATAGAGCGTTTCCCTAGAAACTTTTCCTTTATGTCCCCTGCACTCTCCTTCCAAACTCCAAAACATTAGCACTGCAGTGACCTTCTCTTAGGATACGCCTCCATTGCAGCATGTGTTGGCAAATCCATATTTGCTGTAATTTAGCTTGCTCAGGCAATAACAGCAATGAAGATGGGGCTGGCACAGATTTCACAGGGGACCAGCTGGCCATTTAAATACTGAAAACCCCTGGCAGGCTCAGATGTTCTGTGTTGAAGCCCATGCTACTGCAACTTCACTGCTGCTACTGGCACCCATGCTAATGAAAACTAGGACAGGCAtgcccacctccctgtgctgctgtcCTGCCTCCTGACTCCAGTCTTGATGACCACAGGAAGGGacctccttccccacctgctcccactaaACTGCCATGCCCAAGCAGTTTGGGAGTCAGACTTTTGCTGTTTCTTCTCAGTTTGTGTACTCCCGGGGAAAATTCCCCGCCCAAAAAGGCTGCCATTCTTAGCTTGTCACACGACAACCAATCCTTGTGGAAACAGGAGCTGTGTTGCAGGATCCTAGCCCTCTCTCACAACCTGTGTGCGCTACATGTGTTCTTGGACTGGAAGCAGGGAGCACTTCTAGCTCTGGGTGCAGTATGTAGCGTAATGACACCCCTATGCTGAAGGCGAATGTAATTTAAGTCAGCGATGAtcagtcctgcctggctcaggagCCACATAAACTGTCAGTGCTGACCAAAAAAGCCACAACAATTGGTATCCTCCGGGTGAGTTGGGGCAAAAGAAAAAGACTGCCTTTGAGTCTAGTAATACTTTCTGCTTGGTATGTCTATAACAGTACAAGAACTGTATGCACGCCTAGTGCAAAAGCCAGAACACACTTGTTTTCAGCCACATCTGTTAAGAGCAGTGTTCTCTTACCAGCAACATTTACACAGGAACATTTTTTGTACCGTGTACTTAGGTGATGCTCTATAACAGAAATAGTATCTTAGAAGCAACACAGCATCAAGGCACTGACAGGTTGCTACTAATAGGAGTCAACTGTAATTGTACCATGATTGAAAGGGACAAGCATCCCCCTTGTTCCATTCTTCATGATTATTGGAAAGACGCGTCCAATGTACGCAGcaaaaaagaaccccaaatccTTTGATAACAGCTTCTGTGAAGAATCACAAGAGGTAAGTCACAAAGCCACTTATGGCTCAAGAGCCATGATGTGACTATAACTGATTTGAGTAATAAAATGAGAAGAGAGGCATGAACTCACAGGTCCTGGTAAAAACTGATGTGGTAAGCACAAGCAAGGCATGGAGAGAAATTCATATGACAGGCTAAGAATCACATTCTATATGGGAGGTCCCAGTGGAACAGATTCACTCCTCATGAATCTCCATAAAAATCAAGAGTTACAAGAGGGATGAACCTGATTCAAGCATGTGCCTAGCAGTAACATGTGGACAGTTCActgaaaacatcagctcagtgttcagtagctgtcaaaaaggcaaataaaatgttaggGATTAAGAAGAGAATTGTAAACAAAAATGAAACTATCATTTTGCccatttataaatccatggtgtgtccaaacattgaatactgtgtccagttctg
This genomic window contains:
- the TCTE1 gene encoding dynein regulatory complex subunit 5, with translation MPTVNSTGDCQPEADCASTSSKGIASFSHVKMQEPVLGDTSVMPPPVRTSVVNPAANIRHMRRIIAEDPEWSLAIVPHLTELCLQYIIINFEKKPILNHLLPEHKKRVLDRISTGLPLSVTANLISDEGYWKRCCTERWTVCDVSCYGGSWKQMFFERHLENILKYFVPNVTDPDRILDVIPLCKDYVRKLEIDQFLPPVKLDEKKEEEDLSDSGSDVEIDELSMHHYDIGGLIVALPHLEELNLSYGVKDCGMNFEWKLFNFTSKDCSNLAKGLKKCQSLKVFKLTRSKVDDDKARLLIRNLLDHPCLVELDFSHNLIGDRGARAIGKLMNHSRLEILTLCNNQIRPPGAQAIAHALAKNATLISLNLRLNCIEDEGGQAIGHALLSNSSLRSINLAGNELSEPTATLFSLVLAQNTALTSINLSCNHIGLDGGKQLLEGMSDNKTMSEFDLRLAEVGQESEYLINQTLRANQEIARLKTLQQSNSPQEKLP